The Chryseobacterium nakagawai genome has a segment encoding these proteins:
- a CDS encoding site-specific integrase, with amino-acid sequence MKNFEVKIYIPSNREDRWYVYVYDNSAQKIVHKTYKGINTEPDLFKRELICEGFKKTLELELKNGWTPIKVKTKAKPLPQPYQNTLTIPEAYEKAFKFLSVTKREEKTKSEYKTHKKFFLKAVETLNWNKNLFSELDQYHFNMIIEKMCELRKCSDVYFNKHLNLCKSFNTILVDKFIIKESKVKGLSEKDYSTPEKKLLTSEEQTKIIKHFRTICPQFITKLKVLYHLDLRPKEIRLLKVGMIDQEKWYFRLPSEITKNDKEAIVLIPDDLKNDLLKLDLSNPEYFLFGIELQRSRDRSKIFKPSPFPISKNAGNNLWRKEVKVKLKIDSDMYSLKKKNNNDKLSRGWSIEEVKEVNRHSTIEMTKIYATRYSEIVQEKQRDNYGTFD; translated from the coding sequence ATGAAAAATTTTGAAGTTAAAATTTACATACCATCTAACCGTGAAGATAGATGGTATGTTTACGTTTATGACAATTCTGCTCAAAAAATAGTTCATAAAACTTACAAGGGCATAAATACAGAGCCTGATCTTTTTAAAAGAGAATTAATTTGTGAGGGTTTTAAAAAGACTCTAGAACTTGAACTTAAAAACGGCTGGACTCCTATAAAAGTAAAAACCAAAGCAAAACCTCTTCCCCAACCTTATCAAAATACATTAACAATTCCCGAAGCATACGAAAAGGCTTTCAAATTTTTATCTGTTACTAAACGTGAAGAAAAGACCAAAAGTGAATATAAAACACACAAAAAATTCTTCCTTAAAGCTGTTGAAACTCTAAATTGGAACAAAAATCTTTTTTCAGAATTAGACCAATATCATTTTAATATGATAATTGAAAAAATGTGTGAATTAAGAAAATGTTCAGATGTATATTTCAATAAACATTTAAATCTTTGTAAATCCTTTAATACAATTCTTGTTGATAAATTCATCATCAAGGAAAGTAAAGTAAAAGGATTATCTGAAAAAGACTACTCAACACCTGAAAAGAAATTATTAACATCTGAAGAACAGACCAAGATAATAAAACATTTCCGCACTATCTGTCCACAATTTATAACTAAATTAAAAGTTCTTTATCACCTGGATTTAAGACCAAAAGAAATCCGACTTTTGAAAGTTGGCATGATCGATCAGGAAAAATGGTATTTTAGACTTCCGAGTGAAATTACAAAAAATGACAAGGAAGCTATTGTTTTAATTCCTGATGATCTTAAAAATGATTTACTAAAATTGGATTTATCCAATCCGGAATATTTTTTATTTGGTATTGAATTACAAAGATCAAGAGATAGAAGTAAAATCTTTAAACCTTCACCATTTCCAATTTCTAAAAATGCAGGAAATAATTTATGGAGAAAAGAAGTCAAAGTGAAGTTGAAAATAGATTCTGATATGTATTCTTTAAAAAAGAAAAATAACAACGATAAGTTATCAAGAGGTTGGAGCATCGAAGAGGTTAAAGAAGTAAACCGACACTCAACGATAGAAATGACAAAGATTTATGCTACAAGATATAGTGAAATTGTACAGGAAAAGCAACGTGATAATTACGGAACATTTGATTAA
- a CDS encoding lysozyme: protein MKTSQKGIDLILSFEGFSAKPYLDSAGIPTIGYGNTYYPGGKKVTMKDPAITKEKGIELFSSVLPIYEKIVNNKIKIALTQNQFDALVSHTYNTGGSDTLFSLINKRAGENAIRTWFTTKYITAGGKTLNGLIRRRKAEANMFFAK from the coding sequence ATGAAAACATCACAAAAAGGAATAGACTTAATATTGTCATTCGAAGGGTTTAGTGCTAAGCCTTATCTGGACTCAGCCGGAATTCCTACCATAGGGTACGGAAATACTTACTATCCGGGTGGAAAGAAAGTTACCATGAAAGATCCGGCTATCACAAAAGAAAAAGGAATAGAACTATTTTCATCTGTTTTACCAATCTATGAAAAAATAGTAAACAATAAAATAAAAATAGCCCTTACTCAAAACCAATTTGATGCCCTTGTATCACACACTTACAATACAGGCGGATCTGATACTCTGTTTTCCCTGATCAATAAAAGAGCAGGCGAGAACGCAATCAGAACCTGGTTTACCACAAAATACATTACAGCAGGCGGAAAAACTTTGAATGGATTGATTCGAAGAAGAAAAGCAGAGGCGAATATGTTCTTTGCGAAATAA
- a CDS encoding SGNH/GDSL hydrolase family protein — protein sequence MTEQINITVTDLIPPANIATVDKNALLGNAYDKIQTDAKISTVTTDYNAKIAEVREQVKTDFKGTLKPSTPAPTEDGAYRPEISSELDKPSDPNSTEDWGTIYPNNGNLRAKTGYDTMFYKKGSVWTRVETKMPTAAVSGTFDPSNTKDPAGQKATVDWIYSVDSNDTYGFTTTNYPPLENPLSSYLSDNVEVMDYWGSYEFHKAGKTGIIKNITIRAKELSSCDFVVGDLTDVGFREVHRVSVFLQKDFSNIPVNILIEKDQFLAISNIKGKIDFEPSFSQPVFRRKANSNIGNAVGLIAYSFDVEDFGLYNRTKENLKNKDIFRCNEEALVFDTHNTVVVTKEHFSHISHFKSAGNNSKVADPFSIIEFNTNSNSLIVKLSTLLSLRNENGVTIYINEKFYARPKTTAIDEVQTFTYDLSSFDEVKNVKIVCSTCQRDEGSCVPVSLGFQAGSWATKAAFQMKKKTMVTITDSIGVGVETTLAEQKAYVMMLRDYFKDWSIIPFGFGGAGHISFQQNQGVYHTSACSSADLVTRLNYAFKNASEKVIYIALGTNDASISDIAIKIKSLYQTILASVPDAKIYVQTPVFASGLDLTSIRTTITNIAKSFNLEVFDGMEIFAGNESHLDPIGHPDDIGNAIYFRWFLSKNILG from the coding sequence ATGACAGAGCAGATTAATATAACAGTAACAGACTTAATTCCACCAGCAAATATTGCAACAGTGGATAAAAACGCATTGCTAGGAAATGCTTATGATAAGATTCAGACAGATGCAAAAATAAGTACTGTAACGACTGATTATAACGCAAAAATAGCAGAAGTTCGCGAACAAGTTAAAACTGATTTTAAAGGGACTTTAAAGCCGTCAACACCTGCCCCAACAGAAGACGGTGCTTATAGACCTGAAATATCTTCTGAACTTGATAAACCATCTGATCCTAATAGTACAGAAGACTGGGGGACTATTTATCCTAACAATGGAAACCTTCGCGCAAAGACTGGATATGATACTATGTTCTACAAAAAGGGTTCAGTTTGGACGAGAGTAGAAACAAAGATGCCAACCGCGGCTGTTTCGGGGACATTTGACCCATCCAATACAAAAGATCCGGCTGGCCAGAAAGCCACGGTAGATTGGATTTATAGCGTTGATTCAAATGATACATATGGATTCACTACAACTAATTATCCACCATTAGAAAATCCCTTATCATCATATTTGTCTGACAATGTAGAGGTAATGGACTATTGGGGTTCATACGAATTTCACAAGGCTGGAAAAACGGGGATTATTAAGAATATTACCATTAGAGCTAAGGAATTGTCTTCTTGTGACTTTGTTGTTGGAGATTTAACAGATGTTGGATTCAGAGAGGTTCACAGAGTGTCTGTTTTTCTTCAGAAGGATTTTAGTAACATCCCGGTGAACATTCTTATTGAAAAAGACCAATTTTTAGCAATAAGTAACATAAAAGGAAAGATCGATTTTGAACCTTCTTTTTCACAACCAGTATTCAGAAGAAAAGCAAATTCAAATATTGGTAATGCTGTTGGTTTAATAGCTTATTCTTTTGATGTGGAGGATTTTGGTTTATATAATAGAACCAAGGAAAATCTTAAAAACAAGGATATATTCAGATGCAATGAAGAAGCTTTGGTGTTTGACACACACAACACGGTGGTGGTGACTAAAGAACATTTTTCACACATCTCACATTTTAAGAGCGCTGGAAACAACTCTAAGGTAGCAGATCCATTTTCAATAATTGAATTCAACACGAATTCAAATTCATTAATAGTAAAATTATCAACACTATTAAGCCTAAGAAACGAAAACGGAGTAACGATTTATATAAATGAAAAGTTCTATGCAAGACCAAAAACTACCGCTATTGATGAGGTCCAAACATTCACTTATGATCTATCATCTTTTGATGAGGTGAAAAATGTTAAAATAGTTTGCTCAACTTGTCAAAGAGATGAGGGTAGTTGTGTGCCGGTTTCATTAGGATTTCAGGCTGGAAGCTGGGCCACCAAGGCAGCATTTCAAATGAAGAAGAAGACAATGGTCACGATAACTGATAGTATTGGAGTCGGTGTAGAGACTACTTTAGCTGAGCAAAAGGCATATGTGATGATGCTTAGGGACTACTTCAAAGATTGGTCTATTATCCCGTTTGGTTTCGGTGGGGCCGGGCACATAAGTTTCCAACAAAATCAAGGCGTGTATCATACATCAGCTTGCTCCTCGGCCGATTTGGTTACAAGGCTTAATTATGCGTTTAAAAATGCCTCCGAAAAGGTAATATACATTGCGTTAGGTACTAATGATGCTTCAATCAGTGATATTGCAATTAAAATCAAGTCTTTGTATCAGACTATTTTAGCTTCAGTTCCGGATGCTAAGATATATGTTCAGACACCTGTATTTGCTTCTGGGCTTGATTTAACAAGTATCAGAACAACTATTACCAATATTGCAAAATCATTCAATTTGGAAGTGTTTGATGGAATGGAAATTTTTGCAGGAAATGAAAGCCATCTAGATCCAATTGGTCACCCTGACGATATTGGGAACGCTATTTATTTCCGATGGTTTTTGAGTAAAAATATTCTTGGGTAA
- a CDS encoding tape measure protein, giving the protein MTQGALHFDALLSVNNFDQGITRIKNGIREASGLAVKEAQVMDSAFKNLGTAIGGYLSAQTLISFTKEIINVRGEFQKTEIAFSTMLGNADKAKILMGQMVDLAAKTPFSLQDVSAGAKQLLAFQVPANEVVETLTRMGNIAAGLGVPLERINLIYGQVKAKNKLMGQELLQFTEAGIPMLAELAKKFNKTESEISDMVSSGKVGFKDVQDVLFKMTNEGGMFFELMEKQSASLSGQVANLGDTWDQMLNKIGEGSEGVLYKGIEGLTFLVENYQKVLDIIEGLVVAYGAYKAAVIVTSTAQNMGNRTIQSEIALLGISEKMKLGRALVTQRQAEATAREAAAELASTKAKYSSLQADVSGLAVKKQAAIQAGITAAAKAQEARVQLSLARMELSSIQAVGTARQIELAQKRVESAQNTVLATQESASIAGKRALAVATEFNAAKQSLENTAKAVGTAQGALAVATETAQTAAKNANSIATARLTLLTSLRTAATRLATQAQALLNATMLNNPIVLLIAGAVALTYAYLKLRDTSTAASIAEKQLNDERQRSSKLIEELKNKTQELTSVINSDTSTKLQQLEAYKQMQKMYPTLLNSMDLETFKKMGSTEAQKKLNAEMDKFSTQNIQANIEKAKKSIEGYTAKIEELNKILSKRNGDSGIYLEQLEIAKKNLEAQRINLEKYNDEYRQRLENEKLSSMSLSEQKRYWEDQVKLINKEISSLEKSNVKKAEALDKVNNIHSLVKSTSIGLINWNINPLLSQLTRAQTEINKINNAQNGASVDKNKAYWEAQKKAAEDLVASMPTSQKGSPAWTEAERKYREAEAALKKYDLSDKQLLKDQKERARERLKLEKGAEKSFLKGSLARINQEISLREEALERSSGDTVQMRYIDKYGKERYSNEVKSVKAVQDELYELRKNRAEREKLIEVKSFQESIDETKRQIEVRDKLLQLGYSKETVDGMFPEVKDKAFLQYLKDTNTTLEKTSGNEAAENLIKIKKIISEYIGEETFLEVVNKEIDQIKAKFEGNELIDKLEKFKKVYADEMTGENRNVKDLAIDKALKDERQKQQDYYNSFLKDKETFEQRKLIIEARYNDIRKRIQESNVSDAEKVRQTEEANKSESKDISSMSWEMFQKTDAYVKVFGDLEKIGPRTLKKIRDQFKAFIDSEAGNALNPEDLKLYNDALKKLDDQLSKNPFKTITVSLKKYSDEKKKLADIERKHGKSSEEYNSQLQATNLALTGIFETSGQAINGVLGFSSSLSGALSMISEESQQTLKDVEQLVDGISNAVAGYFSGNYGQMAGGIVQMVMSISSLVSGDNARERNIREWQRAVEELKTSYRELQRVIENTAGEKALSDQRKLITNLAEQQQRLRSMREEESNKKKSDKDKVSSYDQQIRDIDMQIADLIDNFKKSVTTTEFKDLSQRIADAIVDGFAQGEDAAKSFDKVVDDVMRNAVKNALQIKILQPAMEKFVDDFYSAMGYGKTDNKANEAIKNQISNLQNELGSTEDRIKYIANLDFNERQWLLGELKELNNKKQELLMKIANLQSQFTSDPLGGAFDGLTPEEIAKLKEGPQSAIKEFAYVWKAFQDSIPALNETANGLKGDIKGITEKTAGALEGQINAMRINVAEGLKIHKASQEIFRNQLQVQSQIEKNTRPIEAMYKEIKEMNSKIKYGAAGIP; this is encoded by the coding sequence ATGACACAAGGAGCTTTACATTTCGATGCTTTACTTTCAGTAAACAACTTTGACCAAGGGATTACCAGGATTAAAAACGGCATTCGTGAAGCTTCCGGATTAGCTGTAAAAGAAGCACAGGTAATGGATTCTGCATTTAAGAATCTGGGAACAGCTATTGGAGGATATCTTTCTGCTCAAACTTTGATTTCATTTACTAAAGAGATAATCAATGTCCGTGGGGAGTTCCAGAAAACGGAAATTGCTTTTTCTACAATGTTAGGTAATGCTGATAAGGCAAAGATCCTAATGGGGCAAATGGTTGATCTTGCAGCAAAGACTCCTTTCTCCCTTCAAGATGTTTCTGCTGGAGCAAAACAATTACTTGCTTTTCAAGTACCAGCGAATGAAGTTGTAGAAACCCTAACAAGGATGGGGAATATTGCTGCTGGATTAGGTGTGCCACTTGAAAGAATTAACTTGATTTACGGTCAGGTGAAAGCTAAAAATAAGCTGATGGGGCAGGAGCTACTTCAGTTTACGGAGGCTGGTATTCCTATGTTAGCAGAGCTTGCTAAAAAATTCAACAAGACCGAATCAGAAATTAGCGACATGGTTTCTTCCGGAAAAGTTGGATTTAAGGATGTTCAGGATGTTTTATTTAAGATGACCAATGAAGGAGGAATGTTTTTCGAGTTAATGGAAAAGCAATCTGCATCGCTTTCTGGACAGGTAGCCAACCTTGGTGATACTTGGGATCAAATGTTGAACAAAATAGGAGAAGGTAGTGAGGGTGTACTTTACAAAGGTATTGAGGGATTAACTTTCCTTGTAGAAAATTACCAGAAGGTTCTTGATATCATTGAAGGATTAGTTGTTGCTTATGGTGCCTACAAAGCTGCTGTAATAGTTACTTCAACCGCCCAGAATATGGGAAATAGAACAATTCAGTCCGAGATCGCATTGCTTGGTATTTCTGAGAAAATGAAGCTAGGGCGTGCATTGGTAACACAAAGACAAGCAGAAGCGACAGCACGTGAAGCTGCAGCTGAATTAGCGAGTACTAAAGCTAAATACTCATCACTTCAAGCGGATGTGTCAGGTTTGGCTGTTAAAAAACAAGCAGCAATTCAAGCAGGTATAACAGCCGCAGCAAAAGCGCAAGAGGCAAGAGTACAATTGTCTTTGGCTAGAATGGAATTATCTTCTATTCAGGCTGTGGGAACTGCAAGACAAATAGAACTTGCTCAAAAAAGAGTTGAGTCTGCTCAAAATACTGTACTTGCTACCCAGGAATCGGCTTCTATAGCAGGGAAGAGAGCATTGGCGGTTGCTACTGAATTCAATGCTGCAAAGCAATCTCTTGAAAATACCGCAAAAGCTGTTGGAACTGCACAGGGGGCGTTGGCGGTAGCTACCGAAACTGCTCAAACAGCTGCTAAAAATGCGAACTCTATTGCTACTGCTAGGTTGACATTATTAACTTCACTTAGAACTGCAGCAACTAGATTAGCTACTCAGGCTCAGGCATTACTGAATGCTACAATGCTCAATAATCCTATTGTATTATTGATTGCAGGAGCCGTTGCTTTGACTTATGCATATTTAAAATTAAGAGATACTTCGACGGCGGCATCTATAGCAGAAAAACAGCTAAATGATGAGAGACAGAGATCTAGTAAGCTAATAGAAGAACTTAAGAATAAGACACAGGAATTAACCTCTGTGATAAACTCAGATACTTCTACCAAACTTCAACAGCTTGAGGCGTATAAGCAGATGCAAAAAATGTATCCTACACTACTAAACAGTATGGATTTGGAAACATTTAAGAAGATGGGTTCTACTGAGGCTCAGAAGAAGCTTAATGCAGAGATGGATAAGTTTAGTACCCAGAATATCCAAGCTAATATTGAAAAGGCTAAAAAAAGCATTGAGGGGTATACTGCAAAGATTGAAGAGTTAAACAAAATTCTTTCAAAGAGGAATGGGGATAGTGGAATCTATCTTGAACAACTAGAAATTGCAAAAAAGAACCTGGAAGCTCAAAGAATTAATCTTGAAAAATATAATGATGAGTACAGACAAAGATTAGAAAACGAGAAGCTTTCTTCCATGTCTTTATCTGAGCAGAAAAGATACTGGGAAGATCAGGTGAAATTAATCAATAAAGAAATTTCTTCTTTAGAGAAAAGTAACGTTAAAAAGGCTGAGGCACTTGATAAGGTCAATAACATTCACTCTCTTGTTAAGTCTACTTCAATAGGTCTTATTAACTGGAATATTAATCCATTACTATCACAACTTACAAGAGCTCAAACAGAGATAAATAAAATAAATAATGCACAAAATGGGGCTTCTGTAGATAAAAACAAGGCATATTGGGAAGCTCAGAAAAAAGCAGCCGAAGATCTCGTGGCTTCAATGCCAACATCCCAAAAAGGAAGCCCTGCATGGACTGAGGCTGAAAGAAAATATCGTGAAGCAGAGGCGGCATTAAAAAAGTATGATTTATCGGACAAACAGTTGCTTAAAGATCAAAAAGAGCGAGCGCGGGAACGCCTGAAATTAGAAAAAGGAGCCGAAAAAAGCTTTTTAAAAGGTTCTCTGGCTAGAATCAATCAAGAAATTAGCCTTCGTGAAGAAGCATTAGAAAGGTCTTCTGGTGATACTGTTCAAATGAGGTACATTGACAAGTATGGAAAGGAAAGATATAGTAATGAAGTTAAGAGTGTAAAGGCTGTTCAGGATGAACTTTATGAATTAAGGAAAAACCGAGCAGAACGTGAAAAACTCATTGAGGTTAAAAGCTTTCAAGAAAGTATTGATGAAACAAAACGTCAAATTGAAGTTCGAGATAAGCTTCTTCAATTAGGTTACAGTAAGGAAACTGTTGATGGTATGTTTCCAGAAGTTAAGGATAAAGCTTTTCTTCAATATTTAAAAGATACTAATACAACTTTAGAGAAAACATCTGGAAATGAAGCGGCTGAAAATTTAATCAAAATAAAAAAAATAATTTCAGAATACATTGGTGAAGAGACGTTTCTTGAAGTTGTTAATAAGGAAATAGATCAAATTAAGGCAAAATTCGAAGGTAATGAATTAATAGATAAGCTAGAAAAGTTCAAAAAAGTCTATGCCGATGAAATGACTGGTGAGAATAGGAATGTAAAAGATTTAGCTATTGATAAAGCTTTAAAGGATGAAAGACAAAAACAACAAGATTATTACAACTCTTTCCTCAAAGACAAAGAAACTTTCGAGCAAAGAAAACTCATTATTGAAGCTAGATATAATGACATTAGAAAACGTATTCAAGAGTCCAATGTTTCAGATGCAGAAAAAGTTCGTCAAACAGAAGAAGCCAACAAATCAGAATCAAAAGATATTTCTTCCATGTCTTGGGAAATGTTCCAGAAGACAGATGCATATGTTAAAGTGTTTGGAGATCTTGAAAAGATAGGACCACGTACACTGAAAAAAATCCGAGATCAGTTTAAAGCTTTCATTGATTCAGAAGCTGGCAACGCTTTAAATCCGGAAGATCTCAAACTATATAATGATGCTTTAAAAAAACTTGATGACCAACTGTCAAAAAATCCTTTTAAAACAATTACTGTCTCTCTAAAAAAATATTCTGACGAAAAAAAGAAACTCGCTGATATTGAGAGAAAACACGGTAAATCAAGCGAAGAATATAACAGTCAGCTGCAAGCAACAAATTTAGCTTTAACTGGAATATTCGAGACTTCTGGGCAAGCAATTAATGGTGTACTTGGCTTTTCTTCTTCTCTTAGTGGAGCCTTAAGTATGATTTCAGAAGAATCACAACAGACTCTCAAAGACGTAGAGCAATTGGTTGATGGAATTTCCAATGCTGTCGCTGGATATTTCTCAGGGAATTATGGGCAAATGGCTGGAGGTATTGTTCAGATGGTTATGTCAATTTCTAGCTTGGTAAGTGGAGACAATGCAAGGGAAAGAAATATCCGTGAATGGCAGCGAGCTGTAGAAGAGCTTAAAACTTCTTACAGAGAACTTCAAAGAGTTATTGAAAATACAGCAGGAGAAAAAGCATTATCTGATCAAAGAAAGCTTATTACCAATCTTGCAGAACAGCAACAGCGACTTAGATCAATGCGAGAAGAAGAGTCAAACAAGAAAAAATCAGATAAGGATAAAGTTTCTAGTTATGATCAGCAAATAAGGGATATTGACATGCAGATTGCTGATCTAATTGATAATTTCAAAAAGAGTGTAACTACAACAGAATTCAAAGATCTTTCACAGAGAATTGCAGATGCTATTGTTGATGGATTTGCACAGGGAGAAGATGCTGCGAAATCATTTGACAAAGTAGTTGATGATGTAATGCGAAATGCAGTCAAAAATGCTTTGCAAATAAAGATACTTCAACCTGCAATGGAAAAGTTTGTTGATGATTTCTATTCAGCAATGGGTTATGGAAAGACAGATAATAAAGCAAATGAGGCTATCAAGAATCAAATATCAAACCTTCAGAATGAGTTGGGTTCTACAGAGGATAGAATAAAATATATAGCAAATTTAGATTTTAATGAAAGACAATGGTTATTGGGGGAATTAAAAGAACTGAATAATAAGAAGCAGGAATTGTTAATGAAAATAGCTAACCTTCAATCTCAATTTACTTCAGACCCCTTAGGAGGTGCTTTTGACGGGCTTACTCCAGAAGAAATTGCAAAACTAAAAGAAGGGCCTCAATCGGCAATTAAAGAATTCGCTTATGTGTGGAAAGCTTTTCAAGATAGTATTCCTGCATTAAATGAAACTGCAAATGGTCTCAAGGGGGATATAAAAGGTATTACCGAAAAAACAGCCGGAGCTTTGGAAGGGCAGATTAATGCAATGAGAATTAACGTTGCTGAAGGGCTTAAAATACATAAAGCAAGCCAAGAAATTTTCAGAAATCAATTACAGGTTCAAAGTCAAATCGAAAAAAATACCAGACCTATTGAAGCGATGTATAAGGAGATTAAAGAAATGAACTCAAAAATAAAATACGGTGCAGCCGGAATTCCATAA
- a CDS encoding DUF6706 family protein: MAIVTNKDYFKSKLNRLSITMSDADLTIFFASKQINELEALDKPDEMDVIFTEIVLELLAKPDVSEDSYSVKWDRKALERWYSIECSKLGIPDLLKDSDLGVKDISYLA, from the coding sequence ATGGCAATAGTAACGAATAAGGATTATTTCAAGAGTAAATTGAACCGTTTGTCCATCACTATGAGTGATGCAGATCTTACCATATTCTTTGCCTCAAAGCAGATCAATGAATTAGAAGCTCTCGATAAACCGGACGAAATGGATGTCATTTTTACAGAAATAGTCCTTGAGTTACTTGCAAAGCCAGATGTATCAGAGGATAGCTATTCAGTAAAGTGGGATAGGAAAGCCTTAGAAAGATGGTACTCCATTGAGTGTAGTAAGTTAGGTATTCCAGACTTGTTGAAAGATTCAGATTTAGGTGTAAAAGACATTAGTTACTTAGCATGA
- a CDS encoding major capsid protein has protein sequence MAKETTVFGSVADADTLQMMIDTRLEKFNTPWYTQYFDFALPQISLTYSSVLGNSVITPAASYVTRDSETPLRSRETLEAMSGKIPPIKVMRDLDEEQYRNYKVLQEMKGIKDQEKKNQALKLIWDDMKYVTEAVDKRLDLTVAQAISTGKIAITADNNPDGIVVADIDLKMPSENKVNASEDWSDAVNSKPLTDIVNLVNEASDRGLTFSKILIDGRTLLQFMKSKEIKETVGTFFGLSAAARNSQTAPLTMDRINEYMLAAKLPVFEVTDIRVPVEKDGTPTIIRPFEGSNLVFIPEGKLGEIKNALAMEEMEPVKNVIYAKKGRTLISKWNQNEPFKEWTKAELNAFPVVNTIKYIYLLSTTKAF, from the coding sequence ATGGCAAAAGAAACAACCGTTTTCGGTAGTGTAGCAGACGCTGACACACTACAAATGATGATCGATACGAGGCTCGAGAAATTCAATACTCCTTGGTATACTCAGTATTTTGATTTCGCACTTCCGCAAATCTCTTTAACATATAGCTCAGTTCTTGGTAATTCTGTAATTACTCCTGCTGCATCTTATGTAACTAGAGATAGTGAAACACCTTTGAGAAGTCGTGAGACACTTGAAGCAATGAGTGGTAAAATCCCACCAATCAAGGTAATGAGAGATCTGGATGAAGAACAGTATAGAAATTACAAGGTTCTTCAGGAAATGAAAGGGATTAAAGACCAGGAGAAAAAGAATCAAGCCTTAAAGCTTATTTGGGATGACATGAAATATGTTACCGAAGCTGTAGATAAGAGACTTGATTTAACAGTAGCACAGGCTATTTCAACAGGTAAAATTGCAATAACGGCAGATAATAACCCTGATGGTATTGTTGTCGCAGATATCGACTTAAAAATGCCTTCAGAAAACAAGGTAAATGCTTCTGAAGATTGGAGTGATGCTGTAAACTCAAAGCCACTTACTGATATAGTGAATTTGGTAAACGAGGCTTCAGACAGAGGATTGACTTTCTCAAAAATACTTATCGATGGACGTACTTTACTTCAGTTCATGAAGTCTAAAGAAATTAAAGAGACTGTAGGAACATTCTTCGGACTTTCAGCAGCAGCTAGAAACTCACAAACAGCACCATTAACTATGGATCGTATCAACGAATACATGCTAGCCGCAAAGCTTCCAGTATTCGAGGTTACCGATATCAGAGTTCCTGTTGAAAAAGACGGAACGCCGACAATTATCAGACCTTTCGAAGGAAGTAACCTTGTATTTATTCCTGAAGGAAAATTAGGAGAGATTAAGAACGCTCTTGCAATGGAGGAAATGGAGCCTGTGAAAAATGTGATCTACGCTAAGAAGGGGAGAACATTGATTTCTAAGTGGAATCAAAACGAACCTTTCAAAGAATGGACAAAAGCTGAGCTTAATGCCTTCCCGGTAGTGAATACTATCAAGTATATCTACTTGCTGTCAACTACTAAAGCATTCTAA
- a CDS encoding pentapeptide repeat-containing protein, whose protein sequence is MKIKIKIKSIIGGILFEYEKENNTVKDTLLQAIKEGADLEGADLRSANLYCADLRSANLRSANLEGANLYCADLRSANLEGADLEGANLEGANLRSANLRSADLEGANLRSADLRSANLEGANLRSADLRSANLRSANLEGANLEGANNKELAYLPIFMKWGIAIKGNKLKIGCKEKTFEEWKTWFSGSEEYSTKRDSKEFKQIHACYLAYSAYYNFLNQTGKEATELK, encoded by the coding sequence ATGAAAATTAAAATCAAAATCAAGTCAATAATTGGCGGTATTTTATTTGAATACGAAAAAGAAAACAATACAGTAAAGGATACTTTACTACAAGCGATTAAAGAAGGCGCGGACCTTGAAGGCGCGGACCTTAGAAGCGCGAACCTTTATTGCGCGGACCTTAGAAGCGCGAACCTTAGAAGCGCGAACCTTGAAGGCGCGAACCTTTATTGCGCGGACCTTAGAAGCGCGAACCTTGAAGGCGCGGACCTTGAAGGCGCGAACCTTGAAGGCGCGAACCTTAGAAGCGCGAACCTTAGAAGCGCGGACCTTGAAGGCGCGAACCTTAGAAGCGCGGACCTTAGAAGCGCGAACCTTGAAGGCGCGAACCTTAGAAGCGCGGACCTTAGAAGCGCGAACCTTAGAAGCGCGAACCTTGAAGGCGCGAACCTTGAAGGCGCGAACAATAAAGAATTAGCTTATTTGCCGATATTCATGAAATGGGGAATAGCTATTAAGGGCAATAAATTGAAAATTGGATGTAAGGAAAAAACCTTTGAAGAGTGGAAAACTTGGTTTTCTGGATCAGAAGAATATTCAACAAAAAGAGATTCTAAAGAATTCAAACAAATTCACGCTTGCTATTTGGCATACTCGGCGTATTATAATTTCCTAAATCAAACAGGAAAAGAAGCCACAGAGCTAAAATAA